The Malus domestica chromosome 17, GDT2T_hap1 genome contains the following window.
ACAAAAAGCCGTTAACCAAGACAATTCGGATTAATGACATTAACGTCGAATCCGAGCACTTGAGGGCAACCAATAACTCCAAGAAGGAAAAGATCCAACATGCTCTACTAGTCTCACAGGTCCAAGCAGTCAACACCCAACCTAGACCCATCGTTGGCTTTACCGAGCAGGATGCTGAAGGCGTTGATTTCCCACATGATGATGCACTAGTGgtatctgtccaactagccTACGTATAGTCAACATAATGATTGTTGATAACGGAAGTGCAATCAATCTACTGCAACTCTTAGTAGTTCagaagatgggcctggaaaACACAATCATACGCCGAGTGGAGGTGCTCATCGGATTCAATGAACACATCTCGATTGCCATCGGTAACATTACATTTAAAGTGAGAACACCACCAGTTGTCTCAAAGCAGATGTTCACAATAATAAGCGACCCGTTTCCCTACAATGGGATTTTAGGGCGACCTTAGCTAATAAACCTGGATGCTGTAACCTTTATcaagtataaaaaaatttgattccACATCCTAGGAGGAGGAGTCAGAGAAATCAAGTCTGACTAGGCCACATCTCGACTATGCATTATGCAAGTGctgaagaagtaaaaaaagaagACCTTTACCCTTGTAGAGGCTACCAAGGTCCAAAGGGACGATAAagctaccaaatagcaatt
Protein-coding sequences here:
- the LOC139193450 gene encoding uncharacterized protein; translated protein: MPKQSNKDTSKLDHTKYCGFHRGPGHTTDDCYTWNNYLDKLVKEGKVDIYLDKLAGQPRRNVDADKKPLTKTIRINDINVESEHLRATNNSKKEKIQHALLVSQVQAVNTQPRPIVGFTEQDAEGVDFPHDDALVVSVQLAYV